The Candidatus Zixiibacteriota bacterium DNA segment GTCCAGTGTGACATGGGGGATATCGGTGCTCAGGCCACTTGACAACAACTGGGTGAAAGTTTCGAAGGCTGAAGTGGTGAAGCTCCACTCAAATAGCGGGACATCGATGGCATCGTTGCTGACCAACTGCGCGATGTATTGACTGTTTGGCGTCAAGGCGGCATCTACTGAGGCCAGATCGATATCGGCTGTATTGTATCCAATTGAGAAATCCGGTACACCTTCGATGCAGCCGCGTGTTACATTTTCACGATAGACTCTTTCCCACCAGAGTTCCGACAGTCTTTGGGTAACCTCGCCTTCAGATGAGACCACCAGCAATAACACGTTACCTTCGGCATCGCGAATGACATTACCCTGTCCGTCGAGCAGTCGCAAGCGAAGTTGAGCACCCACCGATGTATACAAGAAGGGCACGTAGGCTTCGTGAAAGACAACTTCAAGATCATAGCCGGTGTAGACCGGCCGATTGCCGTTGGATGGATACACTTTCTGCACGTAGTTGATCAGGGCATTGACATATAATGGCGGGCCACTGGTGCGGAACCGGCGTGATTCGACCACCGGTGAGCCGAGCTGTGAATCAACGCTGTTCCCGGGACCCTTGAGTTGCGGCGTATGACTCACTCTTAGTTCATACAACTGGTTGGGCTGAAGAATCTGGGCTTCAGGCGGAACTGTCCACTCTTCATGGGTGGTCAATGTACCGCCGCTCTGGGTGCCGGTGACCCACTGCGACGGGCCGTGGCCCGGTTTGTAGCAAATTCTGGTAAACGTCTTGCCCTTTTCAGGTTTTATTACAATCGATCCCTGCTCATCCTGCTCGGCCGGTTTGGTTTCGGTCGGGCTATCATCGGTGTCGTCAGGGTCGCTGTCATCCGCGCCCGGTGTTTGATCATCGGGGTCGGTTGGTTTTTCATCCGGTGGGTCCTTGTCGGTTGACTGGGCGGAAGGTTTCTCTTTGTCCCATGATCCGCAGTCTTCCCCCCGACGCCGCCGACAGTGACACATCCATACCCACACCAGAAGCAACAAGGCAACCAGCAGCAGTATGGGAAGCAGTACGTGCGGTGGAAGGATACTCGGTATGGGGCGCAGCAACATCAGTAAGGCCAGTACAATTGCCACGGCGGCAGCGAATACCAAGCGGCAGGCGGGTATGCGGCAAAGTCGTTTCCACCACCATCCATCCGGCCTGGCGCCGTTTCCATCATCCGGCTTTGTCACCACCTCGGGGTCCTTCACCGGCCCCGGAGGAATAATAGTCAGCACATCGCCCTCACCCAGCGTTACGCCGCCCTCGTTGTCGCGGCTGTCATCATCGGGGTCACCCACCTCCCAGTGATACAGGGACCCGTCCGGGAGCCAACCATAACCGGGCTCAAGATCGTCCAACGGAAAACAGACAACAGTGTCTTCCGGCTCATCACAGTAATCAATATCGAGTGGTTCGACAAAGCTGCTGCTCGAAGTTCCATCGTGGCCGAACCGTTTCGAGGAGAGCAGGCGCAAGACGGTATTATAATGAGGTGTCTCCCGAGCCCAGGTTCCCCAGAGAGCGATGTTTTCGTCGGCGCCGCCGGGGTCTCGTATAAGCTCCACGTCGTTGAGTACATACCTGGCCGAGTAGTTTGAGCGCTGGCCGATAGTGACAAAACCGTCGTCGGAAAGCGCAACAGCTTCGTTAAAGTCACCGGTGTCATCTTTCATAGACCGGGCGAAATCCAGACTGATCGCACTGTGCGGCTTTATGGTAGGAGTCCCGCCGGCTATCCTGACCAGGCCGGTGTCCAGAGTGACCTGGGAGTTTTCATCCGGTCGGGCCGTGCCGGTAAGATCGGGGGTCCAATGACGCGGTGTTGCCGCCCAGTTGACCAGGGGTGATTCCAGTTGGGGCGGATTCGGTCTTTTCCATTTGAAAGTATGGCTTTTGCAGACATCCCATAACAGGGCAGAAAAACAAGCCCTGGCCCGCAGCCTCACCTCCGTGGGTCGGAAAACGTTCGCTCCCAGATATCCACCCAGTCTGATGCCGACTGAAACGCCTTTGTAACCGGCGCCTATTCGACCTGCAAGTTTAAGCGATCCCTCCCACTGCGATGGGTTCCAGTGGAGTCCCATCTTGCCTTTCGCCGAACCGCGTGCTTCGATCCAGAATCCTTTCCTGGAGTATCGTTCACCGACTTCGACTTTTATCCCGGTCAAGACACCGTCCTCGTCAAGCCTGAACCAGAATCCGGCGCTGAACAACCAGGTGTTGTTAACCTCCAGTACCTGGGCGGAGACGCGCTTACCGTCACTGTTTTCGCCGATCATCAGAAACCAGCCAGGAACACCACTGAAGCTGAAGAAAGCCCGCGCGGCACCGGTTACCTGGAAGAGATGCGGCATTCCCCAGTAGGCCACGATGTCGATGCTTAGTGTGGATTGTCCGGAAGCGTAGACAAGCAGGGCATCCAGGTTTCCCTCACTGGAGGTTGAGAGGTCCGGTTTTGTTTTGAGGAAATTGGCGCGACACTGGAGCAGCAGGGTGATGTCGGGGAAGGCAATTACCAACAGCCCTTTTACATTAAGCGAAAAGCCTTTATCGGCTGTGCCGATGACAATTCCGACACCCATCGCATTTTGCCCTTCGTTCATAGCCCACTTGGACATGTGAGTTATGCCGATAGGGGGTCTGGTGAAAACCTCGTAATAACGTTCATCGGCCGCCAGCCCGGTGTTGATCTGCAGCGCCATGTTGGCGGTGATAAGCCCCTGGAAACCGTAGATAGACAAACCAGTCTGGGCAATGGGAATACCGGTGGGGAGGAGACGGGCGTCTGCGAAAAGATAAAGGAAGGCGAAATCGTCAGCTTGATTGTAACCGATGATGATACCGACATCGATGGCCATATCGAGAGCGTAGAGTTCGAGGGCGCCCTGGCCGCGGAACTCAATAACGCCGGCTTCATTCTTGAAGGCGACTTCGATGCCGGCAGAAAAGGCACCGGCCACGGCAAACTGGACACCGATGCCTTCAAAACTAACCGATGGGTTGCCGCCCGCTGACGGGTCCCACTCAATGGTAAGCCCTTCAACCGATGCCCCGGCCGGTACGCCTTCGACAAGATTCACTTCGGCCGACAGAGCGATCAGCAGGCTCGTTTGGCTTGACTCGCCGCGAGCAAAACGGAATTTGGCGATGGTCAGTCGAACAAAATACCACTGCACTACAAGCGGGCTTGCGAAAGTGATTCCGGCGCCTTCGGGAAGCAATAACTCACCGTTTGAATTGATGCCGATTTCGTCGAAGGTGATTTCGGGCCAGGTGGCGCCATCAAGCAGTATCTTCAACCCACCGGACATGTAAATCTCATAGATGCCGCCATTACGAGCCACGCGCGCCGAGTTGATGGCGAAATCCGCAACGTTGGGATAACCAATAGTCACCAAAGAGGCGGCGCCACCGCCGGCTTCCGGCGGCTGTACAGCCGACAAAGCGGCCGAAAAGTTTCCATTGGCGTTGAATGAAACGTCGAGACCGATCCACTTTTCGTTGCCGCCTTCGTCAAAGGTGTCGAGGTGAATATCAACAGCCAGGGCCGCCTCAATCAACGCATTCTGGACAATGTCCAGCCCGAATCTTTTGAAGCGCAGCGGATATCCAAGGAATCTGCCGGAAACAGGATTGGCCAGGTCGGCCGAAAGCACCTCGCACTTGCCGGTAAAGCCGGTACTGCCGATGGCGGCATTGGCTATGGCGATCTGAAGGTCGGCGCCGGGATCGGTGTTCAGGTACTCGGCGGGAATGGTCACGGCGAGCAACTCTATGGCAACACCCTGAAAATCCTCGTGATCGACCAGGAACTCAGGGAGATCGAATATGCCGAACACTGGCCGAATGTCCTGAGCCTCGACAATGATGCCGGTTCCGCAGAGGTAGGCAGGGTCCAGGCTCGGCCCGGTGGCGTTTTCGATTGTGATCCCGTCGGGTGAGAAGCCAACATCACCGGTAATGGTAACTTCGGCCGGTCCATTACTGTTGACATCTTTCAAGACGCTTTCGTCAAACCTGAGACCAAAGGTGAGATCATCGAGGGTTATCGAAAAGTCCGGGCCGATCACCATTATCGCCGCGACAGTCGACCACTCCGTTCCGGCCGAGGCGAGGACCAACGAGAACAGATCGCAGCCGGGAATTCTCAGTTCGAGTGCACCCTCCCAGGCTAATCGTATCTCGATGACGAGGTTGTCTCCGTCGTCCGAAAGTACCGCCTCGGTGTAATACAGGTTGTCGAAGACAGCAGCAAGTTGATCCAGCGGGAGATAATCAGAAAGCGGGAAATCTGCTTGTTCGATTATCTCAGAAAGCGGGATAAGAGCCCGTTTATCCAGTGAATATGCCACAACAACTCCGGGCTCGGCGCCCTTGGCGATTAATTCGATCGACTAGTTTTTATAGAGACTCAACAGCCTGATGATTGAGCAAAAAATGTCGCACTGCGCCAGCCGTTACCATCAGGTACCTTTTGCCATGATCCACTCAACACCACTTCTGTGGGGGGTGGACAAAGTATCGGCTCCTCTGGCCTGATACGCGGATGCCGAAACATATATTCGCCCTCATAGCCTGTCAAGGTGATTCTACAGACCAAGCGTTCCAACCACGGTCTTTTTCAGACAGTCTGAAAAGGCAGGTGGCTGTCCGTTAATGGGTCGTTCAGTGCACCCAGGGGTGCTCCCACCCCCGGTGAAGCGAGTCAATGCCAATGGCTTACGCCGCGGCGGTTCAGAAACCAACAAAGCCCGGGTTGCATTAATACTGTGCTGCATATCAACCGACCTGTAAAATGAGAGTGGAGAGTCTTCGTCCATTATCTTGTATGATAGATACAACTGGGTATCCTATCCACGAGGACGGAAAACGAGAATATGACCAACTCATCCGGCGATGCAACACTCAAAAACTCGGCCTCTCCAGGACACGGTGGCCAGATTAACCGAAAACCTGGTCCGGCGCTGCCGGTTGGACGACGACCAGATCCTTCGAATCAATCAATCGTTCGAGCGCGCCTGCACCGTTCCGTATCGACTACGGGCACGGGGGCGGTGCATCACCGCCGGTGAACATGTAGTCAACGAAATAGACCAAATCGGAGATATCGACTTCGCCAAGGCCGTCGATACTCGCATCATAATAACAGTATGGTTCGATTCCGCCGCTGAACATGTAATCGACCATGTGCACAAGGTCCGAAATGTCAACAGACCCGCTGTGGTCAAGGTCGGCCCTCAGTTCGCAACAGGCCGAGGGAGAGGTGGCGTGTATTTGATCCAGGACATTATGAAGTCCGGCATGACCTTCCCTCGAATACAAGTAGGCGGCACGATATCTGAGAGTCTTTCCCGCCTGTAGCGAATCCATAGCAAAGGTGATTAGGTGGCTCAGACCTCCATCATGATTTGGAACCTGTATGCCATCTTCGGTCATCTCCATCTGGCGATACATGTGACCGGGGTTGTAATATACGCCGGGATAGGAGTGTGTAATCAGCCGTACATTACGGGGCGGGTCGTCCAACGCCGCCAAACCGGTTACGATTGAATCTCCAGTGTTCTGCGGAACCCAGGGAATAGTAATCATGTGGTTCGCACTATCTATCAAGTAAGGGATTGTGTCGCCGGTGCCTTCATAGCTTGGATTGAGAATGTAACCGTGGATTCCAGAGAGTACAGGTTGCGGTTCGGGGCAATCGGATGTTAGAGTGTACTCGACAGTTATATATGTCCCGCAATAGCCGATCGGCATTCCTCCCGTCTCATACTGATAACGAAAAGTACCTTTGATTCTACCATCATTACTGGCGAAGGCGCCGGATACAAGGGAGTCTGAGTTGATTGCCTCCTCGTACTCAAGTTCTTGCACCGGGACCAGGTTTGGCTCAGGATATTGGTGAAGTAAGAGATAATTTGAAGTGAATCCTTGATACATAATCGTGTCGACACCAACAACGGTCATAACGATAAACGCTAAGTTACCCTTGAATAAGTGACCCCTATAGCCTATGTATCCTCCGTAGTCGAAGAGCGAAAACAGCCTTTCCAGTCCGCCCCGGTTGGTCGGCCGAATCTCAAAACAGTTTGTTGGCGTTATAACAGCAGTATCGTGATCCAGCACCGTCGTAGGGGCGCCAAGAAGCAGCTCAATCGGTACGAGTATTTCAGGCGTGATGATCGACGAAGTTGTGATTTCCAGTGTATCTCTAATAGTCCCGATGTCGCACGGATCCGTGATTTCTGTGGCGTCAAAGTACAGGTCTATTGATACAGGATTTGATATTGAAGTTGTGACTGGAAGAGTCGTACCTATTTCCACATGCCCCTGAGAACTCTCTATATCGGTAATCGTAATCGTCTCAGTTGTGCGGTTTTGAAGTGTAATGACTGTGTCCCATAATTCACCATGAACAAGTACGCCTCCATCGATCTCCGAGGGAAACACCAACACTGAGCCGAAACCTACCGAATCAAGCGCCGCCACGACAGCATCAAACTCCGGACTTGTCGATCCGTACAAATCGTCCGCCGCAGTCGTGAGCATGAGTGCCCAAAAATCAAAGCTCGAAGAAGGTGTCAGATAAACCGTCAAAGTACGATACCAGATTTCCGCCGCCGACTCACGACCGATTGTACTGGCTACCAGGTATCCGACCCGATTGGGAATACCGGAATTAAAGTGAACGCCGCCATTGTCGATGCCTATCGGCATGTCTACAAACTCACTCAGATGAGCCGGTTGCACACCACCGAATTCAAAGGGATATCCGTATCCTAAGTGCGGATTCTCCATATTGCGTAAATATCCGGGATCGGCCAGGACGGTCTGATCACCCATCAGCCAGTTAGTACCGTCGATCATATTACCGAAGAAGTCGGAAAAAGACTCGTTCAGAGCGCCCGATTCAAAGGTGTAAATAAGGCCGGCTGAGAAATGAGTGACGCCGTGCGTGAATTCATGACCGACGATATCGGGATCAGCGTGGAATTCACGAAATTTCTCACCGTCACCGTCACCAAAGCCGATATAGGGATCACCCAGCTCAGTAAGTGTGAAGAAGGCGTTGTTGTAGTCGGCAGAATCAAAAAAACTCACGCGGACTGTGCCACCTGAACCATCCCAGCTGTTTAAGCCAAACCGATCATAAAAGTACTCAAAAGATTGTTCGGTCCAGTAGTGACAGGAAACGGCTGCTTTCAAAACATCATTGTCGTCGAATATTCCATCCTGATTGGGATCAATAACCGGATCGCTGCCGGACAAAATCTCTTTGTAAGTAACAATCACTCCGTTGAGGTCATCCACCGGTGGTGTGAACATTGATCGAGAACCATCAATCATTGATATGTCGCTACCAATCTGGTAAGCGTGGAACTCTCGGTTCACATTCCACAAATCCGGACCCGAACTCAGGACAGGACCGTCGGAACACAGGGCATTATGCTTGTGTAAGAATTGACCGCTGTGTGCATCGACGAATACCACCCACTCAAAAGGAATGCTCTTGCCGGTAACCGTCACCTGCCAGGCAAGATGAGGTGAGTTTTCTTCCGGGACAATCAGTAACCGCTGGTTAGTCACGATCTCCTGCGGTGGTTGCTGGTCGGTCAAATGCTCTACTGCGACGACAGCCGCGTCCGAGGCTGTGACGTTCGGTTTGATGTCAATGTCCGGAGAAGGTATAGTCTGCCCGGCAACCATATAGATGTCGTCATCCCGGCCAAAATGGAAAATCTTTTGACAACCCCAAACTTCGATGCCCTGGTAGGTCTGATTGAAACGCAGATGGGATAAACCGAGTTGGTCGGTTGTTTCCGTTACCAGTTCAAGCTCGTTATTGACGTTGAACAGCCTGAAGACCGACGGAAGTTCCCGGGCGAGTTTCTTGGCTCTCTCTTCTCTTGATAGCCCTCGCTCGGCCGGGAAATCCCCAATCAACACTTCGGCTGTCTGGCTATGAGGATTCATAACTACGGTATGCACGTTTCCGGATTGAGGAGATTCGGAGTACAAGCTGATACGCTCGCGACCAACCGCCTCCATCGAGATAAGGGTGAGGGCCAGGGCTGCAAAAACATAGGTGTGTTTCAATTTGATCCTCTCTCTGTCTGCGAATTCGAAGAACTTCATCACTATAAAGCCAAGCCGAAAAGTCTCACATAGTTGTCAGGACAAACCTCTTCTCGTAGTAGTAGTCGATACGGTCTCGAATTCCTTACAAGTATAATCAAAAGGCAGGATTCGGGTATCTTTATTCTCAAGGCTCCGGTTTTCAGTCGGTTATTGACGTTGGTTGATAGTCGTATCAGACGGCGCGGGGTTGTATCGGGGTCAATCGATCAATCTTAAGGCGATCGGTGATTGTATGTTGATTTGCTTTGGAACTGCCGGAAGGCTTCAGTGTCGGCCTTGTTGTCATCGATAATGAAGATGGTACAGACAAAGTAGGCTATCGCTAATTGAACTACAATTACCGAAAGGTTTTGACGACGTGCAGTAATCGTACTATACTTGAATGTAATCATGAACTTCCGACCTGCCATAAAAACCGATCTAAAAACCGTTATGACATGGATACCGGATGCAGAGAGTTGTCTGGTTTGGGCGGGGCCTAAAGTCAGATTCCCTTTGGAATTGGAACAGTTATACCAGGCTATCGAGTTTGAGAAGACTCGGACATATTCTCTGTATGATAATAGAGAAATACTCGCACTGGGTCAGATCAGACTATTTGAAAGTGACCGGGGACACTTATCGAGAATAGTCGTCAAGCCGTCATCGCGGGGCAAAGGTATCGGACGAATCTTCTGCCAGGAATTAATCAACGAAGCCAGGAAGCTCAACTGCCAAACAATTTCATTAAATGTCGTCAAAGAGAACTCTATTGCGATAAGCCTATATACAAAACTGGGGTTTATAGTACCATCCAAACAGCCGGATGATGTCAGAATCAGAAAAAACATCGTCCGCATGGAGCTTGGGTAGTTCTATCCTTGTCAAAATACCGTTCCTCGCTTCCTGTTGTTTGGATTCTCGGACGGCACTATACTGAGACTGACCAAAGAGATTCATAACTTGAGGAGTAATACACATGAAAAGAACCAACCTTGCATTTCTAATCGCTCTGTTGGCATTGTCGGCTATGGCTCTCACGCCCTGTCTTGCCGATTCGGACCAGAAGCCCACCCAGAATGACGCTGGTTCAAAAGAGTTCCAAACTCAATTGGATG contains these protein-coding regions:
- a CDS encoding M4 family metallopeptidase; protein product: MKFFEFADRERIKLKHTYVFAALALTLISMEAVGRERISLYSESPQSGNVHTVVMNPHSQTAEVLIGDFPAERGLSREERAKKLARELPSVFRLFNVNNELELVTETTDQLGLSHLRFNQTYQGIEVWGCQKIFHFGRDDDIYMVAGQTIPSPDIDIKPNVTASDAAVVAVEHLTDQQPPQEIVTNQRLLIVPEENSPHLAWQVTVTGKSIPFEWVVFVDAHSGQFLHKHNALCSDGPVLSSGPDLWNVNREFHAYQIGSDISMIDGSRSMFTPPVDDLNGVIVTYKEILSGSDPVIDPNQDGIFDDNDVLKAAVSCHYWTEQSFEYFYDRFGLNSWDGSGGTVRVSFFDSADYNNAFFTLTELGDPYIGFGDGDGEKFREFHADPDIVGHEFTHGVTHFSAGLIYTFESGALNESFSDFFGNMIDGTNWLMGDQTVLADPGYLRNMENPHLGYGYPFEFGGVQPAHLSEFVDMPIGIDNGGVHFNSGIPNRVGYLVASTIGRESAAEIWYRTLTVYLTPSSSFDFWALMLTTAADDLYGSTSPEFDAVVAALDSVGFGSVLVFPSEIDGGVLVHGELWDTVITLQNRTTETITITDIESSQGHVEIGTTLPVTTSISNPVSIDLYFDATEITDPCDIGTIRDTLEITTSSIITPEILVPIELLLGAPTTVLDHDTAVITPTNCFEIRPTNRGGLERLFSLFDYGGYIGYRGHLFKGNLAFIVMTVVGVDTIMYQGFTSNYLLLHQYPEPNLVPVQELEYEEAINSDSLVSGAFASNDGRIKGTFRYQYETGGMPIGYCGTYITVEYTLTSDCPEPQPVLSGIHGYILNPSYEGTGDTIPYLIDSANHMITIPWVPQNTGDSIVTGLAALDDPPRNVRLITHSYPGVYYNPGHMYRQMEMTEDGIQVPNHDGGLSHLITFAMDSLQAGKTLRYRAAYLYSREGHAGLHNVLDQIHATSPSACCELRADLDHSGSVDISDLVHMVDYMFSGGIEPYCYYDASIDGLGEVDISDLVYFVDYMFTGGDAPPPCP
- a CDS encoding GNAT family N-acetyltransferase, producing MNFRPAIKTDLKTVMTWIPDAESCLVWAGPKVRFPLELEQLYQAIEFEKTRTYSLYDNREILALGQIRLFESDRGHLSRIVVKPSSRGKGIGRIFCQELINEARKLNCQTISLNVVKENSIAISLYTKLGFIVPSKQPDDVRIRKNIVRMELG